A stretch of DNA from Limnothrix sp. FACHB-406:
TTGTACAGCCACTCATCCAAGGAAGCAGCTTCCCAGATGGGGTAGAAGTGCAAACCGATGGCGTTCGACGAGGGGATCACAGCACCAGAGATGATGTTGTTCCCGTACAGCAACGAACCAGCCACGGGTTCGCGAATGCCGTCGATGTCAACCGGGGGAGCGCCGATGAAAGCGATAACGTAGCAGATGGTGGCAGCCAGCAGGGTGGGGATCATCAGGACACCGAACCAGCCCACGTACAGGCGGTTGTTGGTGCTGGTTACCCACTCGCAGAACTGATCCCACACGGAAGCGCCTTGGCGCTGTTGCAGGGTTGCAGTCATGGTTGGATGAATTGCTTTGTAGAAGAATGATTTGGCGGGTTTTGTTTCCCACGTGAATATAGATTAACTGCTGTGTTTAGTTTTGTAAAGAGGTTTTGACGATGATTTACACAAATTCCATTTTCCTTAACGTTTGAGGTCAAGGGCCATGGCCGATCGCACAGAGGCGGATTGCCGTACCCGTCAGCCTTTGGGGTCTCTGGTAACCTACAGCGCTGCCTACACGCTGGTTCCCACCTATGAATGTTTCAACCGCTGTCAGTACTGTAATTTTCGGGTGGAGCCGGGGGCCGATCGCTGGCTGGGCCTGGCAGAAGCAACAGTTAAGCTTCGATCACTCACCAATCCATTGCGGGATTGTTACAAACCACAATCGGGGCAATTCCCGATCGCCCCGACCAGCCCCCCCAGCTCCGGGCCGATTGAGATTCTGATTCTGAGTGGGGAGGTGCATCCCCGCAGTCCCCGACGATCGGCCTGGATTCGGCGCATTGAGTCCCTCTGTCGGTTGGCACTGCTGGAAGGGTTTTTGCCCCATGCCAATGTGGGGCCGCTCAATCGCGAAGAGATGGCTTATCTGAAAGCGGTGAATGTTTCGATGGGCTTAATGATTGAGCAGGTGAGTCCTGCCCTAGCCCAAACCGTCCATCGCCACGCCCCCAGCAAGGATCCATCCCGACGGTTGGCGCAACTGGCCCAAGCGGGAGAGTTACAGATTCCCTTCACCACGGGTCTATTAATTGGGATTGGCGAAACCGAGGCCGATCGCCTGGACAGCTTGCGAGCGATCGGGCAGATTCATCGCCAGTACGGCCACATTCAAGAAGTGATCGTGCAACCCCACAGCCCCGGTCGGGATCAAGTCTGGGAAGGGGAAGCCTGTTCGGCGGCCCTGTTGCTGGAAACGGTGGCGATCGCCCGGGAACTGTTGCCACCGGAAATTGCGATTCAAGTGCCGCCCAATCTATTGAAAACAGCGGAATTGCTGCAACGGGCGATCGAACTGGGGGCAAGCGACCTGGGGGGAATTTGCCCGATCGATGAGGTGAACCCCACCTATGAACACCCGAGCCTGGCCCAACTCACCGATTGGGTGGCCGCAGCGGGCGGGCAACTGCGCCCCCGGTTACCGATTTACCCCGCCTTTGACGACTGGTTAAGCGATCCAATGCGATCGCTCGTGCAAAGCTGGCGCGATTTCCTCGGTTCCTCTCCAGATTCGCGAGATTTCCCCGAGCGATTTGACCCGAAACCAGGGCCTACAATGCAGAAGTTAATCAGCCGGCCCTAAGTCCGGTGTTCACGCCCGTTCCCATCGTCTGGTCTTGCTGCTATGTGTGCTTTGGAAATTCGTCCCGTCAATACGCCGGCTGATTTGGAACAGTTTTTAGATGTGCCCGATCGGGTCTATCACCAGGATCCCTATTGGGTTGCCCCCCTACGCAGCAGCATCGCTCGGCAATTGTCACCGGAGAATTCATTCCGCACCTATGGCCAATTACAAGCTTTTGTGGCCTTGAATCCTGAACCGGTGGGGCGGATTGTGGCCACGGTGAATCAACGATTGGTGGAAAAGGAAGGGGAAGCGATCGGGCTGTTTGGCTATTTTGAAACCATCAATGATTTCAGTGTGGCCCAAGGGTTGTTTACGGCTGCTGAAACTTGGTTAAAAGCACAGGGCATGACCAAAGTTCGCGGCCCCATTGATCTGTCTACCCACAATAATTGCTTGATGCTGATTGATGGGTTTGATTCCCCACCCATGGTGATGATGCCCTACAACCCTTCTTACTATCCTGAATTGGTGGAGCAAGGAGGATTCAGCAAAGCAAAAGATGCCTATGCCTATGAATATCCGCTCGATCGCCCCTTACCCACTGAATTTGAAAAAGCCTATAAAATTGCCACCAAATCCGGCGTGAGCTTCCGCTCTATTGAAACCAAGGGTGAAGCCTTTGAGCGAGATGCCAGGATTTTATATCGTCTATTCACCGAAGCTTTTTCAGGAAATTGGAGTTCCACCCCACGCACCGAAGAAGAGTTTTTGGAAGAAGCGCGATCGCTCCAACAATTGGTTGATCCCGATGTGGTTTTGATTGCAGAAGTGGACGGCAAGGCGGTGGGATTTTTTATGGGCTTGCCAGACTACAACATCCCGCTCAAGGAAGTGAAAGGCAAGCTGAATTGGTGGGGAACGTTGAAGTTTCTTTGGTATCGGCGGCAAATCGATCGGGGACGGGTGGTTGCCATTTGTTCTTTGCCGGAATATCAACGCAAATTGGTTCCCTTGGCCTTGATTTATTTGGGGTTGCGAGCTTGTCAGCAAAAGGGCAAACCCTACCGCACCTCTGAGTTAGGTTGGGTTTACGAGGACAATTCCCGATCGCGCCGTTTGATCGAAGCGGCCGGCGGTAAAATCTACAAAACCTATCGCATTTATGAAAAGTTCCTATCTCTAGCCTAGGCAATCTCTGAGCAGTAACTTAGGGTACTTGCCAAGCACCAGTCATCATCGGGGCAAGGGGCTTAAGCCCCTTGTCGTCATCGATCAATGAGGCCTGCAGATATTGATCAGTAAGCCCCACAGGCATCGATCAATGAGGCCCGCAGGCATTGATCAGTAAGCCCCACAGGCATCGATCAATGAGGCCCCCAAGATAGCGGTTTTAGCTGTTCAGACATCCCTATTCAAGCTGGATTCAATCCGGGATTAAAACCCCTGAAAAACTTCACTCGCAATGCCCCAGAAAAGGCGCGATAATAGCATCATTGGCACTATTTCGCGCCTCTTCGCATGGCTGCCCAGTAAGTTCATGGGCCCTGAGCGATCGGCAATAGGCGATTCAGTTAATCGGCCATTTACTAGGCCCTTGATAGGCGATCGGTTTAGGCACTGCAACCATGGTTTTCTCCGCCCCCGCGCCGGATGCTGCACCCAGCAACGGCCCCGCCCAGCCCAGTTCTCACCAGGCAAGTCCTCAACTGTGGCTCTATGACACCACGTTGCGGGATGGGGCCCAGTCGGAAGGTCTCTCATTTTCCATTGAGGACAAGCTACGGATTGCCCGCAAGCTCGATCGCCTGCGAATTCCTTTCATTGAAGGGGGTTGGCCCGGGGCCAATCCCAAGGATGTGCAGTTTTTTTGGCAACTTCAGGAAGAACCGCTGGAATTTTCCGAGGTGGTGGCCTTTTGCTCAACCCGCCGACCGGGCATGAACGCCGAGGAAGATCCGCTCCTGAAGCCGATTTTGGCCGCTGGGACACGTTGGGTAGCCATTTTTGGGAAATCTTGGGACTTGCATGTGACCGAGGGCCTCAAAACCACCCTCGATGAAAACATCGCCATGATCCGCGACTCGATCGCCTTCCTAATCAGCCAAGGGCGACAGGTGATCTACGACGCGGAACATTGGTTTGACGGCTATTTGGCAAATCCCGACTACGCGATCGCCACCCTCAAGGCAGCCCACGAGGCCGGGGCCGCTTGGTTGGCCCTCTGTGACACCAATGGCGGCACACTGCCCCACGAGGTGGCTCGGATTGTGGCTGAGGTGCGGGAATGGCTGCCCGCGGCCCAATTGGGAATCCACACCCACAACGATTCCGGGACGGCGGTGGCCAACGCGATCGCCGCTGTCCAAGGGGGCGCAAGGATGGTGCAAGGCACGATCAATGGCTATGGCGAGCGCTGTGGCAATGCCAACCTCTGCACCCTGATTCCTAATTTGCAGTTGAAACTGGGGCTGAACTGCATTCCCGCCGCCCAGTTGGCGGAGTTGACGGCCACCAGTCGCTTTGTCAGTGAAGTGGCGAACTTGGCTCCGGACGATCGCGCGCCCTATGTGGGTTTGTCCGCCTTTGCCCACAAGGGCGGAATCCATGTCAGCGCCGTGGAACGCAATCCCCAAACCTATGAACATGTCTCGCCCGATCGGGTGGGAAACCAACGCCGAATCGTCATTTCCGATCAATCGGGTTTGAGCAACGTGTTGGCCAAGGCCCGCTCCTTTGGCTTAGATCTCGACAAACAAGACCCCGCCTGTCGGCAGATTTTACAAACCCTCAAAACCCTGGAAAATCAGGGCTATCAGTTCGAGGCCGCCGAAGCCAGTTTTGACCTGCTGATGCGAACGGCCCTCGGTCAGCGATCGAGCTTTTTTGTCCTGAAAGATTGCCGCGTTCACTACGACTTTGGTGAACCGAGCGATCGGGAATCCTTGGCCACCGTCAAGGTCACCGTGGGCGATCGCACCCTGTTGGAAGTGGCGGAAGGTAACGGCCCCGTGGCGGCCATGGATGCGGCCCTGCGGCGAGCGCTGGTGCAGTTTTATCCAGTGGTGGCTCAGTTCCACCTCACCGATTACAAGGTGCGAATTTTGGATGGCGGCGCGGGCACATCCGCCAAAACCAGAGTCCTGGTGGAATCCAGCGACGGCCACCAGCGTTGGACAACCGTAGGAGTCTCCGGCAACATTTTGGAAGCTTCCTATCAAGCCGTTGTGGAAGCGATCGAATATGGCCTGATTCTTCACGGTATTCAGACTTTGCAACCACTGCCCCTACCTTTGGAGGTCTAAAAAGTCACATCTTTGGCAACCCTATGCCACGGAGGTGTTGCGCCAAAGTGCCATTCTCGAAGCAGGATTT
This window harbors:
- the cimA gene encoding citramalate synthase — translated: MVFSAPAPDAAPSNGPAQPSSHQASPQLWLYDTTLRDGAQSEGLSFSIEDKLRIARKLDRLRIPFIEGGWPGANPKDVQFFWQLQEEPLEFSEVVAFCSTRRPGMNAEEDPLLKPILAAGTRWVAIFGKSWDLHVTEGLKTTLDENIAMIRDSIAFLISQGRQVIYDAEHWFDGYLANPDYAIATLKAAHEAGAAWLALCDTNGGTLPHEVARIVAEVREWLPAAQLGIHTHNDSGTAVANAIAAVQGGARMVQGTINGYGERCGNANLCTLIPNLQLKLGLNCIPAAQLAELTATSRFVSEVANLAPDDRAPYVGLSAFAHKGGIHVSAVERNPQTYEHVSPDRVGNQRRIVISDQSGLSNVLAKARSFGLDLDKQDPACRQILQTLKTLENQGYQFEAAEASFDLLMRTALGQRSSFFVLKDCRVHYDFGEPSDRESLATVKVTVGDRTLLEVAEGNGPVAAMDAALRRALVQFYPVVAQFHLTDYKVRILDGGAGTSAKTRVLVESSDGHQRWTTVGVSGNILEASYQAVVEAIEYGLILHGIQTLQPLPLPLEV
- the cofG gene encoding 7,8-didemethyl-8-hydroxy-5-deazariboflavin synthase subunit CofG, coding for MADRTEADCRTRQPLGSLVTYSAAYTLVPTYECFNRCQYCNFRVEPGADRWLGLAEATVKLRSLTNPLRDCYKPQSGQFPIAPTSPPSSGPIEILILSGEVHPRSPRRSAWIRRIESLCRLALLEGFLPHANVGPLNREEMAYLKAVNVSMGLMIEQVSPALAQTVHRHAPSKDPSRRLAQLAQAGELQIPFTTGLLIGIGETEADRLDSLRAIGQIHRQYGHIQEVIVQPHSPGRDQVWEGEACSAALLLETVAIARELLPPEIAIQVPPNLLKTAELLQRAIELGASDLGGICPIDEVNPTYEHPSLAQLTDWVAAAGGQLRPRLPIYPAFDDWLSDPMRSLVQSWRDFLGSSPDSRDFPERFDPKPGPTMQKLISRP
- a CDS encoding GNAT family N-acetyltransferase, with the protein product MCALEIRPVNTPADLEQFLDVPDRVYHQDPYWVAPLRSSIARQLSPENSFRTYGQLQAFVALNPEPVGRIVATVNQRLVEKEGEAIGLFGYFETINDFSVAQGLFTAAETWLKAQGMTKVRGPIDLSTHNNCLMLIDGFDSPPMVMMPYNPSYYPELVEQGGFSKAKDAYAYEYPLDRPLPTEFEKAYKIATKSGVSFRSIETKGEAFERDARILYRLFTEAFSGNWSSTPRTEEEFLEEARSLQQLVDPDVVLIAEVDGKAVGFFMGLPDYNIPLKEVKGKLNWWGTLKFLWYRRQIDRGRVVAICSLPEYQRKLVPLALIYLGLRACQQKGKPYRTSELGWVYEDNSRSRRLIEAAGGKIYKTYRIYEKFLSLA